The proteins below come from a single Odontesthes bonariensis isolate fOdoBon6 chromosome 18, fOdoBon6.hap1, whole genome shotgun sequence genomic window:
- the LOC142368205 gene encoding CMP-N-acetylneuraminate-beta-galactosamide-alpha-2,3-sialyltransferase 1-like, with protein MAKVKKKGSDIKVDVKRRPAAHRQSVAKTGGETGEEGPIQFEQRVDATLQKQSLCACDKCLLEDPLLPKSRFNSSIQPFLSAKHKLSEDAFNWWKHLQNEKRTFGTYEATVGKLFEIFPPSPDLTEPSPDRCRTCAVVGNSVNLKGSHYGALIDVQDFILRMNAAHIKGFEADVGNRTTHRVMYPESAVDLDNTTHLVLFPFKILDLEWLIKASTTGFSGVSYAPMKSKIKVNKDLVMVVNPAFMRYVHEIWLKKKGSYPSTGFMTFILALHICDEVSVFGFGADRNGSWSHYWEKLKNKEFKTGMHPGHHEYTMIKELAEQKVVRFYKGW; from the exons ATGGCAAAGGTGAAGAAGAAGGGCTctgacattaaggtggatgtgaagcggagaccgGCTGCCCACCGCcaaagtgtggccaaaacaggcggggaGACAGGAGAGGAGGGGCCCATCCagtttgaacagagagttgACGCAACt CTTCAAAAGCAAAGTTTGTGTGCTTGTGACAAGTGTTTACTGGAAGATCCGCTGTTGCCCAAAAGTCGTTTTAACAGTTCTATTCAACCATTTTTGTCTGCAAAGCACAAACTCTCTGAGGATGCTTTCAACTGGTGGAAG CACTTACAGAATGAAAAGCGTACCTTCGGTACCTATGAAGCAACAGTGGGCAAGCTGTTTGAAATATTCCCACCCAGTCCAGATCTTACAGAACCCAGCCCTGATCGCTGCAGGACTTGTGCAGTGGTGGGGAACTCTGTTAATTTGAAGGGATCACATTATGGAGCTCTGATAGATGTCCAAGATTTCATACTAAG AATGAACGCTGCTCACATCAAAGGCTTTGAAGCAGACGTCGGGAACAGAACAACTCATCGCGTCATGTATCCAGAGAGTGCAGTAGATTTAGATAACACTACTCATCTTGTACTGTTTCCATTCAAGATACTTGATCTTGAGTGGCTGATCAAGGCATCCACAACAGGATTTTCTGGGGT GTCATATGCACCAATGAAATCCAAAATAAAAGTGAACAAGGATTTG GTGATGGTGGTCAATCCAGCTTTCATGAGGTACGTTCATGAGATATGGCTGAAGAAGAAGGGCAGTTATCCGTCCACTGGCTTTATGACTTTCATTCTTGCGCTGCACATTTGTGATGAA gtcagtgtgtttggttttggagCAGACAGAAATGGAAGCTGGAGCCATTACTGGGAGAAACTCAAAAACAAAGAGTTTAAAACTGGAATGCATCCTGGTCATCATGAATATACCATGATCAAGGAGCTAGCTGAGCAAAAGGTAGTCAGGTTTTACAAAGGGTGGTGA